Genomic DNA from Longimicrobium terrae:
TCCGGCGGAGAACCTGCCGCACCTGTTCGATCCGTTCTGGCAGGCCAGCAGCACCGCGGGGCTGGGGACGGGGCTGGGGCTGGCCATTGCGCGGGGGCTGGTGGAGGCGCACGGGGGATCGATCGACGTGGCCAGCCGCGTGGGGGAGGGCACCGTCTTTTCCTTTACGCTCCCCGCCGCCGCGGAGTGATGGTCATCGTCCCAGCCTGACCGCTGATTCTGGCTGTTGCAGGTGAGCCACACACCTGTTCGCGAGGTTTTCCGCCGTCCTGACGGCAACTTCAGTTGCTCCGCCGACGCCTTTCGATAGCAGAATCATCGACTCAGCTCTGCTGTGCACGCTTCTGCTCATCGCCGGCCTGTGAGGCCCCTCCCCCGACCCCTCCCCGTGCAAACAGACGCACGGAGAGGGGAGAACTCACGCCAGGACCAAGGTCCTTGTGCAGGTGAAGCCTCACAGCAGTGCCGTGGGGCTTTCCGCCGTTGTTGCGGCAACGCGGCAACTTCATATCAGTTGCTCACGCCGCCGCATCCTCGCCTTCCGCCGCGCCGGTGCTGATTTTGCGCCCCGGGTGCAATCCACATCCGGGAGGGGCGACGAATGATTCCGCAGAACGAGTTCGCCGAGGCGCGGCGATTCCTGCTGGACCGGCGCGGGGACTACGACGCGGCGTACGAGGGCTTCCAGTGGCCGACGCTGGAACACTTCAACTGGGCGCTGGACTGGTTTGACGCGTACGCGGCGGAAAACGACGCGCCCGCGCTGCACCTGGTGGATGACGCGGGGGTGGAAACCGTCTGCTCGTTCCGCGAGATGTCGGAGCGCAGCAACCGCGTGGCCAACTTCCTCCGCGCCCAGGGCGCCCGCCGCGGCGACCGGCTGCTGCTCATGCTGCCCAACGTGGCGCCGCTGTGGGAGGTGATGCTGGCGGCCATCAAGCTGGGCGTCGTCATCGTCCCCACCACTACGCAGCTTACGGTGGACGACCTGCGCGACCGGGTGCGTCGCGGCGCCATCCGCCACGTGATCGCCGATGCGGAGGGCGCGCCGCGGCTGGACGAGGTGCCCGGCGCCTTTACCCGCGTGATCGTGGGCGAGGAGCGCGCGGGGTGGACCGCGTACCACGGCGCCGCCGCGCACGCCCCCGTCTTTACCCCCGACGGCGAAACGCGCGGCGGCGATCCCATGCTGCTGTACTTCACCTCCGGCACCACATCCGTCCCCAAGCTGGTGCTGCACACGCACCGCAGCTATCCGGCGGGCCATCTCTCGACGATGTACTGGATCGGGATCCGCGAGGGCGACGTGCACTGGAACGTGTCGTCGCCGGGGTGGGCCAAGCACGCGTGGAGCAACGTCTTTGCCCCGTGGAACGCCGGCGCATGCGTGTTCGTGTTCAGCTACGCGCGGTTCGATGCGCGGCGCGTGCTGGACATGCTGGTCCGCCATGCCGTCACCACGCTGTGCGCGCCGCCCACCGTGTGGCGCTTTCTGATCAACGAAGACCTGTCTGCCTGGCCCGTGCGGCTGCGCGAGGTGGCCAGCGCGGGCGAGCCGCTGAACCCCGAGGTGATCGAGCGGGTGCGCGCCGGGTGGGGATTGACCATCCGTGACGGATACGGGCAGACGGAAACCACGGCGCAGATCGGCAATCCGCCGGGGCAGCCGCTGCGGCCGGGGTCCATGGGGCGCCCGCTGCCGGGGTACCGCGTGGCCCTTCTGGACGCGGACGGCAACGAGGGTGACGAGGGAGAGATCGCGCTGCGGCTGGATCCGCCGCCCGCCGCGCTGATGTCCGGCTACCTGGACGACCCCGCGCGGACGGATGAGGCCATGCGTGGCGGCTACTATCGCACCGGCGACGTGGCGACCCGCGGCGAGGGCGGCTACATCACCTACGTGGGGCGCACAGACGACGTGTTCAAGAGCTCGGACTACCGCATTTCGCCGTTCGAGCTGGAGAGCGTGATGATCGAGCACCCGGCCGTCGCCGAGGCGGCCGTGGTGCCGAGCCCTGATCCGCTGCGGCTTTCCGTCCCCAAGGCGTACCTGGTGCTGCGCCCGGGATTCGAACCGTCGCGCGAACTGGCGGCCGAACTGTTCCGCTTTGTGCGCGAGCGGATGGCGGCGTACAAGCGCGTGCGGCGCATCGAGTTCAGCGATCTTCCCAAGACCATCAGCGGCAAGATCCGCCGGGTGGAACTGCGCGATGCCGAACAGGCCGGCGCGCATTCCGATGGCGAGTACCGGATCGAAGACTTCCCGGAACTCAAGGATTCCTGAACGTCCCAGCGCACCTCCAACGGAACAGCCTCGCACAGAGACACAGAGCCGCAGAGAAAAACAGGAAAAGCTTTTGTTGTTCCTTCTCTGTGTCTCTGCGGCTCTGTGTGAGGCTTTTTTGCTCTAGTCGGCGGCGGGAAGCGTGAGGGTAAAGGTAGAGCCGACGCCTTCTTCGCTGCGCACGCGAAGGTCGCCGCCCATTCCGCGCGCCAGGTCGCGGCTGATCGACAGCCCCAGTCCCGTGCCCTCCGACCGGCGCGTGCGGCTCATGTCCACCTGCACGAACGGCTCGAACATCGCCGCCTGCTTCCCGTGCGCGATGCCGATTCCCGTGTCCGTCACCCGCACGAACACCACGCCGGGCTGCTCCGCGCGCCGCGACGACGTCACCGCAATGCGTCCGCCCGGTGGCGTGAACTTGATGGAGTTGCTGAGCAGGTTGATGATGATCTGCTGCACCTTGTCGCGGTCCGCGCGCACCGCCACCGCATCCACGTCCACGGAAAAGGCCAGCTGCTTGGCCGCCATCTGCGGCTCCACCATGGGCGCCACGGAGGCCAGCAGGTCGGGGATGGGCACGTTCTCCACCATGTACTCCACCCGGCCGGACTCGATGCGGGCCAGGTTCAGCACGTCGTTGATCAGCCGCAGCAGGTGCTGCTGGCTGCGCCCGATGCGGTCCAGCGCCAGCAGCTGCGGCTCCGTCACCGGGCCGTGAATCCCCATCTCCAGCAGCTGCACGTATCCGGCGATCGCGTTCAGCGGAGTGCGCAGTTCGTGGCTCATCACCGCCAGAAAGCTGCTCTTGGCCTGGTTGGCCTCTTCCGCCGCGGCGCGCTGCCGCACCAGTTCCTCCGAGCGCTCCAGCAGTTCGTTGTTGATGGCCTGCATCTCCTCGGCCTGCGTCTCCATCTCAAACGCCTGCTCCTGCAGCTGCTGGTGCTGAAGCTCCAGCTCCATCGCCTGCTGCTCCAGCAGCTCGTTGGCGTGGCGCAGCTCCTCTGACCGGGCCTCGGCGGCGGCCTGGGCCTGTTCCGCCGTGCGGCGCGCGCGCAGAAGCTCGTCCTCGAACTTGCGGCGCTCGCGCACCTGCATGAATACGCAGTCGCTGGCCCACGCGCCGTCCCGCTCGCGCCGCGCGGCGTTGGCCAGCACCCCCACGTCCTGGCCGTCCTGGTGGCGCAAAAGGAGAAAGATCTCCTCCGCGCCGCCGTGCAGGCGCAGCAGGGGAAAGAAGTGCGTCTGATAGAAGATGCGCGTTCCCATCCCCATCACACTCTCGATGCGCCGCCCGTCCAGCTCGCCGGGCG
This window encodes:
- a CDS encoding AMP-binding protein → MIPQNEFAEARRFLLDRRGDYDAAYEGFQWPTLEHFNWALDWFDAYAAENDAPALHLVDDAGVETVCSFREMSERSNRVANFLRAQGARRGDRLLLMLPNVAPLWEVMLAAIKLGVVIVPTTTQLTVDDLRDRVRRGAIRHVIADAEGAPRLDEVPGAFTRVIVGEERAGWTAYHGAAAHAPVFTPDGETRGGDPMLLYFTSGTTSVPKLVLHTHRSYPAGHLSTMYWIGIREGDVHWNVSSPGWAKHAWSNVFAPWNAGACVFVFSYARFDARRVLDMLVRHAVTTLCAPPTVWRFLINEDLSAWPVRLREVASAGEPLNPEVIERVRAGWGLTIRDGYGQTETTAQIGNPPGQPLRPGSMGRPLPGYRVALLDADGNEGDEGEIALRLDPPPAALMSGYLDDPARTDEAMRGGYYRTGDVATRGEGGYITYVGRTDDVFKSSDYRISPFELESVMIEHPAVAEAAVVPSPDPLRLSVPKAYLVLRPGFEPSRELAAELFRFVRERMAAYKRVRRIEFSDLPKTISGKIRRVELRDAEQAGAHSDGEYRIEDFPELKDS
- a CDS encoding PAS domain-containing sensor histidine kinase; the encoded protein is MTETAGAPEERRLDELLDHAPAGFASFMDDGTIVAANATFARMLGYAPGELDGRRIESVMGMGTRIFYQTHFFPLLRLHGGAEEIFLLLRHQDGQDVGVLANAARRERDGAWASDCVFMQVRERRKFEDELLRARRTAEQAQAAAEARSEELRHANELLEQQAMELELQHQQLQEQAFEMETQAEEMQAINNELLERSEELVRQRAAAEEANQAKSSFLAVMSHELRTPLNAIAGYVQLLEMGIHGPVTEPQLLALDRIGRSQQHLLRLINDVLNLARIESGRVEYMVENVPIPDLLASVAPMVEPQMAAKQLAFSVDVDAVAVRADRDKVQQIIINLLSNSIKFTPPGGRIAVTSSRRAEQPGVVFVRVTDTGIGIAHGKQAAMFEPFVQVDMSRTRRSEGTGLGLSISRDLARGMGGDLRVRSEEGVGSTFTLTLPAAD